A stretch of Miscanthus floridulus cultivar M001 chromosome 13, ASM1932011v1, whole genome shotgun sequence DNA encodes these proteins:
- the LOC136501043 gene encoding LOW QUALITY PROTEIN: uncharacterized protein (The sequence of the model RefSeq protein was modified relative to this genomic sequence to represent the inferred CDS: inserted 1 base in 1 codon; substituted 1 base at 1 genomic stop codon), producing the protein MKVTSAGSCATGSGSSECPXCHVPLVRIXSKQPATLGEWYIKCSYNIKGDPTTCGYIWPEVQNVKLEAQEYRRKAKKEASGDCCSELKAELQELKQTLDSVVAELWKLKVKPIEPIPEPIHEPKPEPKQIVIDYSVFVGSVGILIGVVVACMWK; encoded by the exons ATGAAGGTAACCTCAGCGGGCTCGTGTGCAACGGGTAGCGGCAGTAGTGAGTGCC TTTGCCATGTTCCATTGGTCCGGATCTAGAGCAAGCAGCCGGCGACTTTGGGTGAGTGGTATATCAAGTGCTCATACAACATCAAG GGTGATCCAACTACCTGTGGTTACATTTGGCCTGAGGTGCAGAATGTGAAGTTGGAAGCACAAGAATACCGACGGAAGGCTAAGAAGGAGGCATCAGGTGACTGTTGTTCTGAATTGAAAGCAGAATTGCAAGAGTTGAAGCAAACACTTGATAGTGTTGTAGCTGAACTTTGGAAACTAAAGGTGAAGCCTATAGAGCCGATTCCTGAACCAATTCATGAGCCAAAGCCTGAGCCAAAGCAAATTGTGATCGATTATTCTGTTTTTGTGGGCTCTGTAGGTATCCTAATTGGTGTTGTGGTTGCCTGTATGTGGAAGTGA